The Nitrospira sp. CR1.1 genomic sequence TTTCGGGAAGCGACTCACCAGATGCGAAAAATAGACGTCAATATTATCAGACTGCTGCATTACGGGAGCAGACGCAGGCATCCTACGGAGATAACTACATCGAATTTCTCGCTCACAGCAACATCCGATTAACTATCAAGAGATATGAGTCCAGTGATTTCGAACGAGTCGCTGAACTTGTGCAACGCACTAACCAGCTAAATTTTTCTGGAAAGAAGTACAGCAGAGAGGAGATTGCTGATCTAGTTATGAGACCCGACATCAATAAATACCTGCTAGTGTGCGCTGACAAGTTTGGTTCGTACGGCACGGTAGGTTTTAGCATGGTAAAGCATACAGCCTCAGAAATTGAGGTGAGAGACTTCATGTTGTCCTGTAGGGTGCAAGGAAAGCTTATTGAGAAAGCCTTCTTTGACTTTTTAATGAAGCGACAAGAGAACCATTCCGTGCATCATTTTCGAGTTAACTTTACCCAAACCAGCAGAAATACACCTGCGAAGCAAGTGCTGGATAAACTGAATTTTGTCCAAACAGGAGATCATTCGGGGTTGACGCTCGAGCAACCCGGCCAGTCTTTCTCATGTGACTTTATCCAAACAGAGTACCAGGAATAAGCAAACGCTCTGGTAATGCCGTTCAATTACGGTGCACGCATATGAGGGTAATAATAAATAGCGACGATTTGGGTATAAGCCCAGTAGTGAACGAAAAGATTCTTGACCTTATGTCCAGGCGACGAATTACCTCGGCGAGTATTCTCGCGAATGGCCCTTCAGTTGAACAGGCGATCAAGTTTATTCCTAGGGGAACAGATTGTTCTTTGGGCGTTCATCTCAATCTTACTGAATTTAAGCCACTAACTCCTGCCAAACACTTGAATGGCCTCCGAGGTTGCCTCGATGAGAACGGTGCATTCGCTGGACAGCAAAATCTAAGTAGGTTGTCGATATCACCTACTTGCCAAGAAGGAATCTACAGAGAGCTAAAATTGCAGGTGGAAAAAGTTGTTTCTCTCGGTGTCAAAGTTTCTCATCTAGACTCGCATAACCATATCCACACTGCTCCTCAGATTTTTCTAGTGCTTAAGCGCTTGCAGAAGGAATTTGGGATTCGCAGAGTTCGGACAACATGGAACATTTATCCCCCTGGGAAGTCTGTTTCCAAGGCCCTTCTAATAAAGAAAAAAGTTTGGGATTTCGCCTTACGTCGATTTTATGCCACGACAACTACTGAAGGGCTAACGACGTTTTCGACGTTTTATAATTTGGCCAAAACTAGAAAATTGTTGTGCCATTCAATTGAGCTCATGACCCACCCCGGACACGCCGAGTATGACGAAGAGACCCGGTTGTTGGAGCGTGACTGGGAAAATGAAATTGTTTTTCCTGTGGATCTTATAAGCTACCATGCACTTTAATTTAAGGAAGCATCGTAAGCATTCAAGTGCAAGGGCATCTGGCGTTACAAAAGTATGTCATATTGCAGTAGCTGATCTTTGGGGAGGGGCGGAGGTTCATCTGGTAACCCTATTACGGTCTCTATCGAAAATGCAGGATCTGGAAATATCGGTGGTTCTTTTTACAGAGGGCAGAGTCGCCCAGGAATTGAGAACTGCAGGCCTAAAGGTAGTCGTTATTGCTGAGCATCAATACAACCTGCTCGTTATCCTATGGAAGCTTGTGAAACATTTTCGAGAACATCAGTTCATGATTGTGCACGCACACAAACCCAAAGATAATTTTCTCGGTGCGCTGGCCTGCAAACTAGCGGGGGTACCCTATCTTGTTCGGACGCTTCACGGATCATGGGAGCCATTTTCAGGCTTTGAGCATTTTAAAATCAAAGTCTATGAATACATCGACGTATTCACCAATAAATATTTGGTTAATGTTTTAATCGCCGTAACACAAAAAATCCATTTCTTAATTGCCCAGGGGTATTTAAGTAAGAAAAGTGAGAAGGTGGTATGCATTCATAATGGAGTTGATATAGAAGCGTTTCTGCTAAGCAGAAAGGGGCGAAATATTAGAAGTGAATTAGATCTTAGCAAGAGGACTGTATTGTTAGGCATTGTTGGGAGGCTGACAGCCGTTAAGGGCCATATTCACTTGCTCAACGCGATACGAATTCTCGTAGGTAAGGGTAGCGATGTTCATCTTATCGTTGTGGGAGAGGGGCCATTAAGAAGTCAGCTCGAAGGACTTGTTGTCAAATTTCAAATTCACAAGAATGTCATTTTTGTAGGTCATCAAAGCGACATTAGCGATTTTATTGAGGCTATGGATATCCTCGTCCTACCATCGTTGAACGAGGGAATTCCTATGCTATTACTTGAAGCCTTGGCGCTGAGTCGTCCAATCGTAGCTAGTAGAACGGGTGGAATTCCAGAAGTCATAGAGGATGGTAAAAGTGGATTATTAGTTGAGCCCGGGAATTTTTTAGCTATTGCAGAGGCAATCGACTTGCTCATCAGGCAAAAAGACCAAGCAGATCAATTCGGCAGAACAGGGCAGAGGCGGGTTAGTCAAAACTTTACAGCAAGTTTAATGGCGGAAAAGACAGCGCGTCTTTATCGCCAGTTGGTTGGATCTGGCGCCTGAGATGTATCGTCCAAGTATAATGGTATAAACTAAGTTCGTTATGATGTTACCTATATTGGGCACAGTATGCTTCCTTGTTTTGATACTGCTTTCTCTCATCTCATTTTACCAATGGGGGCATGCGATTTTGGCTA encodes the following:
- a CDS encoding ChbG/HpnK family deacetylase, encoding MRVIINSDDLGISPVVNEKILDLMSRRRITSASILANGPSVEQAIKFIPRGTDCSLGVHLNLTEFKPLTPAKHLNGLRGCLDENGAFAGQQNLSRLSISPTCQEGIYRELKLQVEKVVSLGVKVSHLDSHNHIHTAPQIFLVLKRLQKEFGIRRVRTTWNIYPPGKSVSKALLIKKKVWDFALRRFYATTTTEGLTTFSTFYNLAKTRKLLCHSIELMTHPGHAEYDEETRLLERDWENEIVFPVDLISYHAL
- a CDS encoding glycosyltransferase encodes the protein MHFNLRKHRKHSSARASGVTKVCHIAVADLWGGAEVHLVTLLRSLSKMQDLEISVVLFTEGRVAQELRTAGLKVVVIAEHQYNLLVILWKLVKHFREHQFMIVHAHKPKDNFLGALACKLAGVPYLVRTLHGSWEPFSGFEHFKIKVYEYIDVFTNKYLVNVLIAVTQKIHFLIAQGYLSKKSEKVVCIHNGVDIEAFLLSRKGRNIRSELDLSKRTVLLGIVGRLTAVKGHIHLLNAIRILVGKGSDVHLIVVGEGPLRSQLEGLVVKFQIHKNVIFVGHQSDISDFIEAMDILVLPSLNEGIPMLLLEALALSRPIVASRTGGIPEVIEDGKSGLLVEPGNFLAIAEAIDLLIRQKDQADQFGRTGQRRVSQNFTASLMAEKTARLYRQLVGSGA